In Brienomyrus brachyistius isolate T26 chromosome 3, BBRACH_0.4, whole genome shotgun sequence, the following proteins share a genomic window:
- the sanbr gene encoding SANT and BTB domain regulator of class switch recombination isoform X1, with protein MIFSVSLPLDMSRFCSVNNNFPYDNHILVLDMVLSSLWSVPQPIDWENVARLVPGFTPKECARRFEELKNSGSFYHVDNQCNPLTVGGSMSSDTLSPNIKSALLEPDVEGGEMLVSPSNISVTGLSVTPSGRCTGADSDCAISPEEEKVDGDKGPNMVIHVCDEAKNLKQDFMCPRDLLVSEMKYFAEYLSTNAQRWEEVDISVHCDIQIFDWLMNYVKRRMNDSEDRPKLEPSNVISILISSEFLKMETLVEECVQYCHGHMSAIVATPCNMSCINNNLSTRIADLFSHREAEEIKDKKDKFKSKLFQKKIERLFDPDYRNPDSPGNASTLYRCSLCNKLLTKETERKISCIPGKINIDPTGNIVYRHSRQKNWDVHDYINGLYEELKSWELVYWRIWGTVNFLTCASCRQVFLCIELSQCRYHPEAVLYPSLGSEPTWHGTGLYPCCNQRVLRFDPTGLPKGCKMKDHFVAEEADCGDAQLSSDQARVFEDLLLHREAVCMPSSQVPDGAEDPAAGGERPQDCDILLEPGALRTPKPGDITTFSLLRNWSLQLRQQSLLSEDEEYTTGSEVTEDEVGDEEEISRKQEKGAKKAKRPSKPLKRQMSSPRFQRKERRPEKAPSRDTTPFTVSLQKSKWDSSRSMRFNQDAQREEDQRRMVEIIEHLTKIRFGDLEQSKSKETEHAGGVYSRLEAQIMAQASSRQSSSEKTLRAKARLTQGRPT; from the exons ATGATattttctgtctctctccctttaGACATGAGTCGTTTTTGCTCTGTTAACAACAATTTCCCCTATGATAACCATATCCTCGTCTTGGACATGGTCCTGAGTTCCCTCTGGAGCGTCCCACAGCCGATTGACTGGGAGAATGTTGCTCGACTCGTGCCTGGATTTACACCCAAAGAG TGTGCAAGGAGATTCGAGGAACTGAAGAACTCCGGGAGCTTCTATCATGTGGACAACCAGTGCAACCCACTAacagtagggggcagcatgtCCTCTGACACACTGTCCCCCAACATCAAGTCTGCTCTCTTGGAACCAGACGTGGAAGGGGGGGAGATGCTGGTCAGCCCAAGCAACATCTCAGTGACTG GTTTGTCTGTGACCCCTTCAGGGAGATGTACAGGGGCTGACAGCGACTGCGCCATCTCACCCGAGGAAGAGAAGGTCGATGGGGATAAGGG gcctaacaTGGTTATCCATGTCTGCGACGAGGCCAAGAACCTGAAGCAGGACTTCATGTGTCCACGAGACCTCCTGGTGAGCGAGATGAAGTATTTTGCTGAATACCTGTCCACCAACGCCCAGCGCTGGGAGGAGGTGGACATCTCGGTGCACTGCGACATCCAGATTTTCGACTGGCTCATGAACTATGTGAAGAGGCGCATGAATGACAGCGAGGACAGGCCGAAGCTAG AACCCAGCAATGTGATCTCAATCCTCATCTCCTCCGAGTTCTTGAAGATGGAGACTTTA gttgAGGAATGCGTGCAGTATTGTCATGGACACATGAGCGCCATCGTAGCCACGCCATGCAACATGAGCTGCATTAATAACAACCTCAGCACGCGCATAGCAGATCTCTTCAGCCACAGAGAGGCCGAGGAGATCAAGGACAAGAAGGACAAGTTCAAAag CAAATTGTTCCAGAAGAAAATCGAGAGGCTTTTTGACCCTGATTACAGGAATCCCGACTCCCCAGGGAATGCGTCTACCTTATACAG GTGCAGCTTGTGCAATAAACTTCTAaccaaagaaacagagagaaagaTTTCCTGCATCCCTGGAAAAATTAACATTGATCCCACTGGAAACATCGTATACCGCCATAGCAG GCAGAAGAACTGGGATGTCCATGACTACATCAACGGTCTGTATGAGGAGCTCAAATCCTGGGAACTTGTCTACTGGAGGATCTGGGGCACTGTGAACTTCCTCACCTGCGCCTCCTGCAGGCAG GTGTTTCTGTGCATCGAGCTGTCACAGTGCAGATATCACCCCGAAGCTGTACTGTACCCTTCCTTGGGGTCAGAGCCCACCTGGCATGGTACCGGCCTCTACCCCTGCTGCAACCAGAGGGTGCTGCGCTTCGACCCCACCGGCCTGCCTAAG GGCTGTAAGATGAAGGATCATTTTGTGGCTGAGGAGGCCGACTGCGGTGACGCCCAACTGAGCTCAGATCAGGCGCGAGTGTTTGAGGACCTTCTCCTGCACAGAGAGGCAGTGTGCATGCCCAGCTCCCAAGTGCCTGATGG TGCAGAGGACCCTGCTGCCGGAGGGGAACGACCCCAGGACTGTGACATCCTGCTGGAGCCTGGCGCCCTACGGACTCCCAAACCGGGCGACATCACAACG TTTTCACTGTTGAGAAACTGGAGCTTGCAGCTG AGGCAGCAGTCCCTGCTCTCTGAAGACGAAGAATACACCACCGGCTCCGAGGTGACAGAGGATGAGGTCGGGGACGAAGAGGAGATCTCCAGGAAACAAGAAAAAG GTGCAAAGAAAGCCAAGAGGCCGAGCAAACCTCTGAAGAGGCAGATGTCATCGCCGCGTTTCCAGCGGAAGGAGCGGAGGCCGGAAAAG GCACCTTCCCGGGACACGACGCCGTTCAC AGTGAGCCTTCAGAAGAGCAAATGGGACAGCAGCCGCTCCATGCGATTCAACCAAGACGCCCAACGAGAAGAAG ATCAGCGAAGGATGGTTGAAATCATTGAGCATCTCACCAAGATCAGATTTGGTGACTTGGAGCAGAGCAAATCAAAGGAAACTGAG CATGCGGGAGGGGTCTACTCCAGACTGGAGGCCCAGATCATGGCCCAAGCCAGCAGCAGACAGTCCAGCTCAGAAAAGACTCTCAG AGCAAAGGCACGTCTTACACAGGGAAGACCGACCTAG
- the sanbr gene encoding SANT and BTB domain regulator of class switch recombination isoform X2: MSRFCSVNNNFPYDNHILVLDMVLSSLWSVPQPIDWENVARLVPGFTPKECARRFEELKNSGSFYHVDNQCNPLTVGGSMSSDTLSPNIKSALLEPDVEGGEMLVSPSNISVTGLSVTPSGRCTGADSDCAISPEEEKVDGDKGPNMVIHVCDEAKNLKQDFMCPRDLLVSEMKYFAEYLSTNAQRWEEVDISVHCDIQIFDWLMNYVKRRMNDSEDRPKLEPSNVISILISSEFLKMETLVEECVQYCHGHMSAIVATPCNMSCINNNLSTRIADLFSHREAEEIKDKKDKFKSKLFQKKIERLFDPDYRNPDSPGNASTLYRCSLCNKLLTKETERKISCIPGKINIDPTGNIVYRHSRQKNWDVHDYINGLYEELKSWELVYWRIWGTVNFLTCASCRQVFLCIELSQCRYHPEAVLYPSLGSEPTWHGTGLYPCCNQRVLRFDPTGLPKGCKMKDHFVAEEADCGDAQLSSDQARVFEDLLLHREAVCMPSSQVPDGAEDPAAGGERPQDCDILLEPGALRTPKPGDITTFSLLRNWSLQLRQQSLLSEDEEYTTGSEVTEDEVGDEEEISRKQEKGAKKAKRPSKPLKRQMSSPRFQRKERRPEKAPSRDTTPFTVSLQKSKWDSSRSMRFNQDAQREEDQRRMVEIIEHLTKIRFGDLEQSKSKETEHAGGVYSRLEAQIMAQASSRQSSSEKTLRAKARLTQGRPT; this comes from the exons ATGAGTCGTTTTTGCTCTGTTAACAACAATTTCCCCTATGATAACCATATCCTCGTCTTGGACATGGTCCTGAGTTCCCTCTGGAGCGTCCCACAGCCGATTGACTGGGAGAATGTTGCTCGACTCGTGCCTGGATTTACACCCAAAGAG TGTGCAAGGAGATTCGAGGAACTGAAGAACTCCGGGAGCTTCTATCATGTGGACAACCAGTGCAACCCACTAacagtagggggcagcatgtCCTCTGACACACTGTCCCCCAACATCAAGTCTGCTCTCTTGGAACCAGACGTGGAAGGGGGGGAGATGCTGGTCAGCCCAAGCAACATCTCAGTGACTG GTTTGTCTGTGACCCCTTCAGGGAGATGTACAGGGGCTGACAGCGACTGCGCCATCTCACCCGAGGAAGAGAAGGTCGATGGGGATAAGGG gcctaacaTGGTTATCCATGTCTGCGACGAGGCCAAGAACCTGAAGCAGGACTTCATGTGTCCACGAGACCTCCTGGTGAGCGAGATGAAGTATTTTGCTGAATACCTGTCCACCAACGCCCAGCGCTGGGAGGAGGTGGACATCTCGGTGCACTGCGACATCCAGATTTTCGACTGGCTCATGAACTATGTGAAGAGGCGCATGAATGACAGCGAGGACAGGCCGAAGCTAG AACCCAGCAATGTGATCTCAATCCTCATCTCCTCCGAGTTCTTGAAGATGGAGACTTTA gttgAGGAATGCGTGCAGTATTGTCATGGACACATGAGCGCCATCGTAGCCACGCCATGCAACATGAGCTGCATTAATAACAACCTCAGCACGCGCATAGCAGATCTCTTCAGCCACAGAGAGGCCGAGGAGATCAAGGACAAGAAGGACAAGTTCAAAag CAAATTGTTCCAGAAGAAAATCGAGAGGCTTTTTGACCCTGATTACAGGAATCCCGACTCCCCAGGGAATGCGTCTACCTTATACAG GTGCAGCTTGTGCAATAAACTTCTAaccaaagaaacagagagaaagaTTTCCTGCATCCCTGGAAAAATTAACATTGATCCCACTGGAAACATCGTATACCGCCATAGCAG GCAGAAGAACTGGGATGTCCATGACTACATCAACGGTCTGTATGAGGAGCTCAAATCCTGGGAACTTGTCTACTGGAGGATCTGGGGCACTGTGAACTTCCTCACCTGCGCCTCCTGCAGGCAG GTGTTTCTGTGCATCGAGCTGTCACAGTGCAGATATCACCCCGAAGCTGTACTGTACCCTTCCTTGGGGTCAGAGCCCACCTGGCATGGTACCGGCCTCTACCCCTGCTGCAACCAGAGGGTGCTGCGCTTCGACCCCACCGGCCTGCCTAAG GGCTGTAAGATGAAGGATCATTTTGTGGCTGAGGAGGCCGACTGCGGTGACGCCCAACTGAGCTCAGATCAGGCGCGAGTGTTTGAGGACCTTCTCCTGCACAGAGAGGCAGTGTGCATGCCCAGCTCCCAAGTGCCTGATGG TGCAGAGGACCCTGCTGCCGGAGGGGAACGACCCCAGGACTGTGACATCCTGCTGGAGCCTGGCGCCCTACGGACTCCCAAACCGGGCGACATCACAACG TTTTCACTGTTGAGAAACTGGAGCTTGCAGCTG AGGCAGCAGTCCCTGCTCTCTGAAGACGAAGAATACACCACCGGCTCCGAGGTGACAGAGGATGAGGTCGGGGACGAAGAGGAGATCTCCAGGAAACAAGAAAAAG GTGCAAAGAAAGCCAAGAGGCCGAGCAAACCTCTGAAGAGGCAGATGTCATCGCCGCGTTTCCAGCGGAAGGAGCGGAGGCCGGAAAAG GCACCTTCCCGGGACACGACGCCGTTCAC AGTGAGCCTTCAGAAGAGCAAATGGGACAGCAGCCGCTCCATGCGATTCAACCAAGACGCCCAACGAGAAGAAG ATCAGCGAAGGATGGTTGAAATCATTGAGCATCTCACCAAGATCAGATTTGGTGACTTGGAGCAGAGCAAATCAAAGGAAACTGAG CATGCGGGAGGGGTCTACTCCAGACTGGAGGCCCAGATCATGGCCCAAGCCAGCAGCAGACAGTCCAGCTCAGAAAAGACTCTCAG AGCAAAGGCACGTCTTACACAGGGAAGACCGACCTAG